From one Gemella morbillorum genomic stretch:
- a CDS encoding C39 family peptidase: MEKIKARDGIRGAQHPTPFIVKSEEVDQNLFENTHYNLLGQLIYLQKNQLPDTEKKLYANNKDTKEYILGYLNGQQGTPFEYGETVELKRKYPYYVQWDRRWAYDALGGTNVAIGGCGPTVVAMALSGMLKDETITPKQISEIENANGYFTSLGTKWSFFDFIANKYNLKSIKLSLSKVSIDEAVDRSNPIITSVRPGKFTTVGHIILIVGKDNNGNYIINDPNSYNRTLKTWSYDELQTEIIAMWEFSK; this comes from the coding sequence ATGGAAAAAATAAAAGCGAGAGATGGAATACGAGGAGCACAACATCCAACACCGTTTATTGTAAAAAGTGAAGAAGTTGATCAAAATCTTTTTGAAAATACGCATTATAACTTATTAGGTCAACTTATATATTTACAAAAAAATCAATTACCTGATACTGAAAAAAAATTATATGCTAATAACAAAGATACCAAAGAATATATATTAGGATATTTAAATGGCCAGCAGGGGACTCCTTTTGAATATGGAGAAACTGTTGAACTGAAAAGAAAATATCCATATTACGTACAATGGGATAGACGTTGGGCATATGATGCTCTGGGTGGAACTAATGTTGCTATAGGAGGATGTGGACCCACAGTGGTTGCTATGGCATTAAGTGGTATGTTAAAAGATGAAACTATTACACCAAAACAAATTTCAGAAATAGAAAATGCAAATGGATACTTTACATCATTAGGCACGAAATGGAGTTTCTTTGATTTCATAGCAAACAAGTATAATTTAAAATCAATAAAACTATCATTATCAAAAGTATCAATTGATGAGGCTGTTGATAGAAGTAATCCTATAATTACATCCGTTCGGCCTGGAAAATTTACTACTGTTGGACATATTATTTTAATAGTAGGTAAAGATAATAATGGGAATTATATAATAAACGATCCGAATAGCTATAATCGTACGCTAAAGACATGGTCTTATGATGAATTACAAACTGAAATAATAGCAATGTGGGAATTCTCTAAATAG
- a CDS encoding DMT family transporter — translation MKKQNNILMGIFCIIMAGFGFSLMSLFVKLSGDLPSMQKGIFRNIIAAIISAIPLFKHRFNITTPKSKEEWAVLVGRSIFGTIGLVLNFYAITHISLADSSIIQKLSPFVILILSYIFFKEKMTSFQIGAVIVAFLGVMLVIKPSGSGLISTGALAALVGALFAGMAYTCVRYLGTHNISGEFIIFFFSLTSTLMLLPYLIFDYHVMTFYQLSMLILAGASASIGQYGITFAYRYAAAKNIAAFDYSQVVFSGILGFIVLGEIPDFQSFIGYVIVISVGIVLVLRSK, via the coding sequence ATGAAAAAACAAAATAATATTTTAATGGGGATTTTTTGCATTATAATGGCAGGGTTTGGATTTTCGCTTATGTCTTTATTTGTAAAACTTTCAGGAGATTTACCTTCTATGCAGAAGGGAATATTCAGAAATATTATAGCAGCTATTATATCTGCAATTCCATTATTTAAACATCGTTTTAATATAACTACACCAAAGAGCAAAGAAGAATGGGCTGTTTTAGTAGGACGCTCTATATTTGGAACTATAGGTTTAGTTTTGAATTTTTATGCAATTACTCATATAAGCTTAGCAGATTCTTCAATAATTCAAAAGTTATCTCCTTTTGTAATTCTAATCTTATCTTATATATTTTTTAAAGAAAAAATGACTAGTTTTCAAATAGGAGCGGTAATAGTAGCTTTTTTGGGAGTAATGTTGGTAATAAAACCTAGTGGAAGTGGATTAATAAGCACAGGTGCATTAGCCGCATTAGTCGGAGCTCTTTTTGCTGGTATGGCATATACTTGTGTAAGATACTTAGGAACACATAATATATCTGGAGAATTTATCATATTCTTTTTTTCATTAACATCAACATTAATGTTATTACCATATTTAATTTTTGATTATCATGTAATGACGTTTTATCAGCTCTCAATGTTGATTTTAGCAGGTGCAAGTGCATCTATTGGACAGTATGGAATAACTTTTGCTTATAGATATGCGGCGGCAAAAAATATAGCAGCTTTTGATTATTCACAAGTTGTATTTTCAGGTATTTTAGGATTTATTGTTTTAGGAGAAATACCTGATTTTCAGAGTTTTATTGGTTATGTTATTGTTATTAGTGTAGGTATAGTTTTAGTTTTAAGATCGAAATAG
- a CDS encoding glycerate kinase, whose product MDILVAINEFKGSLSSEELREIVTKKICEIIPNVNVSSQVIADGGDGFLALFKDFTKENFITVNALGKEIRAEYLINNYRKEAVIEVAEIIGLKHLTDEEKDPYRTTTAGLGKLIKYLLKQGIKHYIIGLGGSATNDCGIGMLTELGYKFTDENGKYCKHGISDLKRIVSVEEDINNELKEASFTIICDVTNPLHGKKGATYIYSKQKGLKDDEFEIVDNYVKNFSNIIKEKYSKDLSHIAGSGAAGGLGYAFLMFTNSNLKKGSNFMIDYLNLEKKISEVDILITGEGKLDRQSFMGKAPIELAKIAKKYNKKVIFLAGSIRDDEIDLLSHEEKTIIDASFSIQRGICTLEKAMIKENAAKNVERTMEQLCALLGFIYEKTK is encoded by the coding sequence ATGGACATTTTAGTTGCTATTAATGAGTTTAAAGGATCTCTTTCTTCTGAAGAACTCAGGGAGATTGTTACTAAAAAAATTTGCGAGATTATACCTAATGTTAATGTTAGTAGCCAAGTTATAGCGGATGGTGGAGATGGTTTTTTAGCACTATTTAAAGACTTTACTAAAGAAAATTTTATCACAGTTAATGCTTTAGGAAAAGAAATAAGAGCGGAGTATTTAATTAACAATTACAGAAAAGAAGCAGTAATAGAAGTAGCAGAAATAATAGGATTAAAGCATTTAACTGACGAAGAAAAAGATCCATATAGAACAACGACTGCTGGATTAGGAAAACTTATAAAATATTTATTAAAACAAGGAATAAAGCATTATATAATAGGATTAGGTGGATCAGCAACTAATGATTGCGGAATAGGAATGTTAACCGAACTTGGTTATAAATTTACTGATGAAAATGGAAAATACTGTAAACACGGAATCAGTGATTTGAAGAGAATAGTAAGCGTTGAAGAAGATATTAATAATGAATTGAAAGAAGCTAGCTTCACCATAATATGTGATGTCACTAATCCCTTACATGGTAAAAAGGGAGCTACCTATATTTATTCTAAACAAAAAGGATTAAAAGATGATGAATTTGAAATTGTAGATAATTATGTGAAGAATTTTTCAAATATAATTAAGGAAAAATATTCTAAGGACTTGTCTCATATAGCAGGAAGTGGTGCTGCTGGTGGGTTAGGATATGCTTTTCTCATGTTTACTAATTCTAACCTAAAAAAGGGTTCTAATTTTATGATAGATTATCTTAATCTAGAAAAGAAAATATCGGAAGTTGATATTCTTATTACAGGTGAAGGTAAGTTAGACAGACAAAGTTTTATGGGGAAAGCACCTATTGAACTTGCAAAAATTGCAAAAAAATATAATAAAAAAGTAATTTTTTTAGCTGGAAGTATTAGAGATGATGAAATAGATTTACTAAGCCATGAAGAAAAAACTATTATTGATGCATCATTTTCTATACAAAGGGGTATTTGTACACTAGAAAAAGCAATGATAAAAGAGAATGCAGCAAAAAATGTAGAAAGGACTATGGAGCAGCTTTGTGCTTTATTAGGGTTTATTTATGAAAAAACAAAATAA
- a CDS encoding polyprenyl synthetase family protein, whose protein sequence is MMNKFQVFIDENKDILNDFAKKYIEKTDMPELLKKSISYSLVNDGKKIRPLSFLYLLKYYGEDFAEYFDVALAIELVHTYSLVHDDLPEMDNDDYRWGKLTNHKVFGQDVAVLTGDAMLTLAFEVLSNSNIKPDLKVKLISQFANYSGAMGMIAGQIYDIKQKEYEVNADYLRRMHSLKTGKLIELPLDFACQIAGKVEELSDINSFGKELGIAYQIKDDILDYYGDFENIGKLPSDEDMITYLSFYGIEQCEELLEKHTTSAIEIARKLKNCELEDFSNYLLKRNK, encoded by the coding sequence ATGATGAATAAATTTCAAGTTTTTATAGATGAAAATAAAGATATACTAAACGATTTTGCAAAGAAGTATATAGAAAAAACAGATATGCCAGAATTGTTAAAAAAATCTATTTCTTATTCTTTAGTTAATGATGGTAAGAAAATTCGTCCATTATCATTTTTATATTTATTAAAATATTATGGAGAGGATTTTGCTGAATACTTTGATGTGGCATTAGCAATTGAATTAGTTCATACATATTCATTAGTTCATGATGACCTTCCAGAAATGGATAACGATGATTATCGTTGGGGAAAATTAACTAATCATAAAGTCTTTGGACAAGATGTTGCGGTACTTACAGGAGATGCTATGTTAACCTTGGCGTTTGAAGTATTAAGCAATTCTAATATTAAACCAGATTTAAAAGTAAAATTAATTTCTCAATTTGCTAATTATTCTGGGGCAATGGGAATGATTGCAGGACAAATTTACGATATTAAGCAAAAAGAGTATGAGGTTAATGCAGACTATCTTCGTAGAATGCATAGTTTAAAAACAGGAAAACTAATAGAATTACCTCTTGATTTTGCATGTCAAATTGCAGGTAAAGTAGAAGAATTAAGTGATATAAATTCTTTTGGTAAAGAATTAGGAATAGCATATCAAATTAAAGATGATATTCTTGATTATTATGGAGATTTTGAAAATATCGGTAAGTTACCGAGTGATGAGGATATGATAACTTATCTTAGTTTTTATGGTATTGAACAATGCGAAGAGTTATTAGAGAAACATACTACATCAGCCATAGAAATAGCGAGAAAATTAAAAAATTGTGAATTAGAAGATTTTTCTAATTATTTATTAAAAAGAAATAAATAA
- the xseB gene encoding exodeoxyribonuclease VII small subunit has translation MAKENFETNLINLEKIVLELEEGNLSLEDSLNRYKEGIELIKNCNIIIENAEKEVTKLAKDFKNDE, from the coding sequence ATGGCTAAAGAGAATTTCGAAACTAATTTAATAAATTTAGAAAAAATAGTTCTAGAATTAGAAGAAGGGAATTTATCTTTAGAAGATTCTCTTAATCGTTATAAAGAAGGTATAGAACTAATCAAAAACTGTAATATTATTATAGAAAATGCAGAGAAGGAAGTAACAAAATTAGCTAAGGATTTCAAAAATGATGAATAA
- the xseA gene encoding exodeoxyribonuclease VII large subunit, with product MEERTYLTVTALNKYIEKKFLLDPYLSEIYIKGEISNLKLHNNNNMYFSIKDENTRINAVWFGAKNLEFKDGDTVLIKSKVNFYYPRGEYNLLVMDIRKDRIGELYQKFLELKEKLEKEGLFAPQYKKSIPKFSQNIGVITAQTGAAIQDITRTIQRRFPIANINVYSTLVQGEASVQDIVKNIKLADEDNNDVIILGRGGGTIEDLWSFNTEEVIREIFNCKTPIVTGIGHETDTTLADFVSDKRASTPTAAAELVTPNIEDIKNRLNFNKDKLYNRINFIIQGYKNRVQNSIENPYFKNYDNIYVEYRKKILLFERDLSRVIESNLRDKKLNLSYTCEKIKNIDVLVKHKEKFSRKVERLEANSPLNILKKGYSITFSDNKKIVSIHEVNRKDNLSIRLIDGIVECEVTDIIEEGVK from the coding sequence GTGGAAGAAAGAACATATTTAACTGTAACAGCCTTAAATAAATATATAGAAAAAAAATTTTTGCTAGATCCATACTTAAGTGAAATATATATAAAAGGTGAAATTTCAAATTTGAAACTACATAATAATAATAATATGTATTTTTCTATAAAAGATGAGAATACAAGAATAAATGCTGTGTGGTTTGGGGCTAAAAATCTTGAATTTAAAGATGGCGATACAGTTTTAATAAAATCAAAAGTCAATTTTTATTATCCTAGAGGAGAGTATAATCTTCTAGTAATGGATATAAGAAAAGATCGTATAGGTGAACTGTATCAAAAATTTTTAGAACTAAAAGAAAAGCTTGAGAAAGAGGGGTTATTTGCACCACAGTACAAAAAATCAATTCCCAAATTTAGCCAAAATATCGGAGTGATAACAGCCCAAACTGGTGCTGCTATTCAAGATATAACAAGGACTATTCAACGTCGTTTCCCTATCGCTAACATAAATGTTTATTCTACACTTGTACAAGGTGAGGCATCAGTTCAAGATATTGTAAAAAATATTAAGTTGGCCGATGAGGATAATAATGATGTAATTATTTTGGGTCGTGGAGGCGGTACAATTGAAGATTTGTGGAGTTTTAATACAGAAGAAGTAATTCGAGAAATTTTTAATTGTAAGACTCCGATAGTAACGGGAATAGGACATGAAACAGATACAACTTTAGCTGATTTCGTATCAGATAAGAGGGCCTCTACACCTACAGCCGCAGCAGAACTCGTAACACCAAATATTGAGGATATAAAAAATAGATTAAATTTTAATAAAGATAAATTATATAATAGAATAAATTTTATTATACAAGGTTATAAAAATAGAGTGCAAAATAGTATAGAGAATCCATATTTTAAAAATTATGACAATATTTATGTTGAATACAGAAAAAAAATATTATTGTTTGAGCGAGATTTATCAAGAGTAATTGAAAGTAACTTAAGAGATAAGAAACTTAACTTATCATATACTTGTGAAAAAATAAAAAATATAGATGTTTTGGTAAAGCATAAAGAGAAATTTTCTAGAAAAGTGGAACGTTTAGAAGCAAATTCTCCTCTTAACATCTTGAAAAAGGGTTATTCTATTACGTTTTCAGATAATAAAAAAATAGTGTCAATACATGAGGTTAATAGAAAAGATAATTTATCGATTCGATTAATAGATGGAATAGTTGAATGTGAAGTGACTGACATTATAGAAGAAGGAGTAAAATAA
- the nusB gene encoding transcription antitermination factor NusB → MKSRHELREAVFKILFQIENTELDYKELLELEQEEIANSSYVNNTLTEIIDKLEEIDNVISNNLKDWKLERLSKMDRQILRISAYEILHSDIPYKVSINEAVELSKKYSEKDESYKFINGVLKGIVETSTK, encoded by the coding sequence ATGAAAAGTAGACACGAATTAAGAGAAGCTGTATTTAAGATCTTATTCCAAATAGAAAACACGGAGTTAGACTATAAGGAACTTTTAGAACTAGAACAAGAAGAGATAGCTAATAGCAGCTATGTTAATAATACTCTAACTGAAATTATTGATAAACTTGAGGAAATTGATAATGTAATTAGTAATAATTTGAAAGATTGGAAACTTGAACGTCTTTCTAAAATGGATAGACAGATATTACGTATTTCAGCATATGAAATATTACATAGTGATATTCCATATAAGGTTTCTATCAATGAGGCGGTGGAGTTATCTAAAAAGTATAGTGAAAAGGACGAGAGCTATAAATTTATCAATGGTGTTTTAAAAGGTATAGTAGAAACTTCAACAAAATAA
- a CDS encoding Asp23/Gls24 family envelope stress response protein, producing MENKKLGKVEINPSALSVIANIAATEVEGVSKLLGKKVYSRGVELEFVDNELIIDVYCNMKSGYGVAKTARKIQENVKNSIFNMTEITTKSVNVNVLGIDF from the coding sequence ATGGAAAATAAAAAATTAGGAAAAGTAGAAATAAATCCAAGTGCATTAAGTGTTATTGCAAATATTGCAGCAACTGAAGTAGAAGGAGTTTCAAAATTATTAGGTAAAAAAGTTTATTCACGTGGAGTAGAATTAGAATTTGTAGATAATGAATTAATTATAGACGTTTATTGTAATATGAAATCAGGTTATGGTGTAGCGAAAACAGCTCGTAAAATTCAAGAGAATGTAAAAAATTCTATTTTCAACATGACTGAAATTACTACGAAAAGTGTCAATGTTAATGTATTAGGAATAGATTTTTAA
- the alaS gene encoding alanine--tRNA ligase: MKQLTSTQIRRMYLDFFVEKGHKIEPSASLVPVDDPSLLWINSGVATLKKYFDGREIPENPRITNSQKSIRTNDIENVGKTARHHTFFEMLGNFSIGDYFKPEAIAWAWEFLTSEKWLALEKEKLSVTIHPEDTEAYDIWKNVIGLPEDRIIRIEGNFWDIGEGPSGPNTEIFYDRGPEADTWSPKEEMYPGGENDRYLEVWNVVFSQYNHNADGTYTELPAKNIDTGMGLERIVSVLQDVPTNFDTDLFIPIIREIEKLSGAKYGVSKEQDVAFKVIADHIRTVAFAIADGALPSNEGRGYILRRLLRRAVRFAKILGLNSSFMYKLTDIVAEIMIDYYPNVKESVSFVKDVILKEEDRFHETLHEGEAILTNIANEVKDTTKVISGEDAFKLYDTFGFPIELTEEYAEELGLTVDIDGFNEEMEKQKERARASRHDDSSMQVQSDLYNRIIGDSEFVGYTQLIEKSSKLLAIVDKEDNLLDKYTGTDVVKVVFERTPFYAESGGQVADRGEIIALGFKGEVLDVKKLPDKRHIHFVKVVEGELLVGNEYELVVNRNYRLNIEKNHTATHLLNEALRQQVGTHIKQAGSLVTDDKLRFDITHFAPLTKEEIERVEQEVNEQIWNALEIKTEEMPIAEARKLGAQALFGEKYGDVVRVVSIGDYSIELCGGTHNANSSEVGIFKIVSESGVAAGVRRIEALTGKAAYEYLRKQEETLRSVEKLTKANSANVIEKVSSLQVEIKKLTKEKEILQQKIANAELNNLVNDIKEINGVNVLTSVVESENMNHLKQLVDNAKSKLENYVIAFASINEDKVNFVVAVDKAITDKYNAGKLVNVLATVCDGRGGGRPDMAQAGAKNKDNINKAFEELLSNI, translated from the coding sequence TTAAAAAAATATTTTGACGGACGTGAAATTCCAGAAAATCCTAGAATTACTAACTCACAAAAATCAATTCGTACAAATGATATAGAAAATGTTGGTAAGACTGCGCGTCACCATACATTTTTTGAAATGTTAGGAAATTTCTCTATTGGTGATTATTTTAAACCAGAAGCTATTGCATGGGCATGGGAATTTTTAACTTCTGAAAAATGGCTAGCTTTAGAAAAAGAAAAATTATCAGTAACTATTCACCCAGAAGATACAGAAGCATATGATATTTGGAAAAATGTCATCGGGCTTCCGGAAGACAGAATTATTCGTATTGAAGGAAACTTTTGGGATATAGGAGAAGGACCATCAGGACCGAATACTGAAATTTTCTATGATCGCGGGCCAGAAGCTGATACTTGGTCTCCAAAAGAAGAAATGTATCCTGGTGGAGAAAATGATCGTTATCTTGAAGTTTGGAACGTTGTATTTAGTCAATATAATCATAATGCAGATGGAACATATACAGAACTTCCTGCAAAAAATATAGATACAGGAATGGGACTTGAGCGTATAGTTTCAGTTCTTCAAGATGTGCCTACTAACTTTGATACAGATTTATTTATTCCAATTATTCGAGAAATTGAAAAATTATCTGGAGCAAAATATGGTGTTAGCAAAGAACAAGATGTAGCGTTTAAAGTTATCGCAGACCATATACGAACAGTAGCATTTGCAATTGCAGATGGAGCTCTTCCATCAAATGAAGGTCGTGGTTATATACTTCGTCGTTTATTACGTCGTGCAGTACGATTTGCAAAAATTTTAGGGTTAAATAGTTCATTTATGTATAAACTTACTGACATAGTAGCTGAAATTATGATTGATTACTACCCAAATGTTAAGGAAAGTGTAAGCTTCGTTAAAGATGTGATTCTTAAAGAAGAGGACAGATTCCATGAAACACTTCATGAAGGAGAAGCAATCTTAACTAATATTGCGAACGAAGTAAAAGATACAACAAAAGTTATCTCTGGGGAAGATGCATTCAAACTGTATGATACATTTGGATTCCCAATTGAATTGACAGAAGAATATGCAGAAGAATTGGGGTTAACAGTTGATATTGATGGTTTCAATGAAGAAATGGAAAAACAAAAAGAACGTGCTCGTGCATCTCGTCATGATGATTCATCAATGCAAGTTCAGTCAGATTTATACAATAGAATTATAGGAGACAGCGAATTTGTTGGTTATACACAATTAATAGAAAAATCATCAAAACTACTTGCAATTGTAGATAAAGAGGATAATCTATTAGATAAGTATACAGGAACAGATGTAGTGAAAGTTGTCTTTGAAAGAACACCATTTTATGCTGAAAGTGGTGGGCAAGTAGCGGACCGCGGAGAGATTATAGCACTAGGCTTCAAAGGAGAAGTTCTAGATGTTAAAAAACTTCCTGATAAACGCCATATTCACTTTGTAAAAGTCGTTGAAGGAGAACTTCTTGTAGGAAATGAATATGAACTTGTAGTTAATAGAAATTATAGATTAAATATTGAGAAAAATCATACTGCAACTCACTTATTAAACGAGGCTCTTCGTCAACAAGTAGGAACGCATATTAAACAAGCAGGTTCATTAGTAACTGATGACAAATTACGATTTGATATTACACACTTTGCACCATTAACTAAAGAAGAAATCGAGAGAGTTGAACAAGAAGTTAATGAACAAATTTGGAATGCTTTAGAAATTAAAACAGAAGAAATGCCTATAGCTGAAGCTAGAAAACTTGGTGCTCAAGCATTATTTGGTGAAAAATACGGTGATGTAGTACGTGTTGTTTCTATAGGAGATTATTCTATAGAATTATGCGGTGGAACACACAATGCAAATAGTAGTGAGGTTGGAATTTTCAAGATAGTTTCTGAATCAGGTGTTGCTGCTGGAGTCCGTAGAATTGAAGCTTTAACAGGGAAAGCTGCTTATGAATATTTAAGAAAACAAGAAGAAACTCTACGTTCTGTAGAAAAATTAACAAAAGCAAATTCAGCTAATGTTATTGAAAAAGTTTCTAGTTTACAAGTAGAAATTAAAAAATTAACTAAAGAAAAAGAAATTCTTCAACAAAAAATTGCTAATGCTGAATTAAACAACTTAGTTAATGATATTAAAGAGATAAATGGTGTTAATGTTTTAACAAGTGTTGTTGAATCAGAAAACATGAATCACTTAAAACAACTTGTAGATAATGCTAAATCAAAACTAGAAAATTATGTTATTGCTTTTGCATCTATTAATGAAGATAAAGTTAATTTTGTTGTAGCAGTTGATAAAGCTATCACAGATAAATATAATGCAGGAAAACTTGTTAATGTGCTTGCAACAGTGTGTGATGGTCGTGGTGGAGGACGACCTGACATGGCTCAAGCGGGTGCTAAAAATAAAGACAACATAAACAAAGCATTTGAAGAATTACTATCTAATATTTAA